In Sphingobacterium sp. SRCM116780, the genomic stretch ATCCATTTATTGCACTCATTAAGCGTATTGCAAAAACAGGTGAGAAAACAGCTAAAGCTTATTACAATGCACCAGGATGGGTTGTGTATATGATGACCAATGTTTGGGGGTACTCAGCACCAGGAGAAAATGCTTCTTGGGGATCAAGTACTGCTTCGGGTTGGTTGTGTAATCATTTATGGGATCATTATTTATTTACACAAGATAAAGCATATTTAAAAGAGGTTTATCCTGTTTTAAAAGGTGCTGCGGAATTTTACGATTTTACTTTGGTGAAAGATCCCAAGACTGGTTGGCTAGTAACTTCACCGTCGGTATCTCCTGAGAATGGATTTCGTCTTCCGAATGGAAAATCAGCTTCGGTTGTTATGGGGCCAACGATCGATAATCAAATTGTTCGTGAATTGTATGGTAATTTGATTCAAGCTGATAGCCTTTTACAGATGAATGATCCATTTGTTCAACAATTAAAAGGTAAATTAAATCAAATTCCTCCTCCTGTGATCGTGAGTAAAAGTGGCCGTGTGCAAGAGTGGTTAGTCGATTATGAGGAAACGGAACCCAAACATCGTCATGTCTCTCATCTGTATGGTTTGTATCCTGCTAATTTCATTTCTCCTCAGAAGAATAAAGCATGGGCTGATGCTGCTCGTAAGACATTGGAAGTACGAGGTGATGAAGGTACTGGTTGGTCGCGTGCTTGGAAAATTTTATTTTGGGCAAGACTACAAGATGGAGACCATTCCTTAGAAATATTAAGACAATTGCTAAAACCAGCTTTTGTTAATGAAACGACTTACCAGGGAGTGGGAGCAGGGACTTATCCGAATCTGTTTTGTGCGCATCCTCCTTTTCAGATTGATGGAAACTTTGGTGGATCAGCAGGGATTGCAGAGATGCTGATTCAAAGTCATGCAGGTTTTATACACCTATTACCAGCTTTACCTAAAGCGTGGAAAGAGGGATCGGTAAAAGGATTGAAGGCTAGAGGTAATTATACTGTTGATATCTCCTGGAAGAATGGTCAGGTTGTCGATTATAAAATAAGGGGGGAGAACAAATCTGTCGTAAAAATTCTTAATGGAGCAGTATATCAGGATTATCAGATAAAATAGGTTATAAATACAATTTTGTAAACAGGTTGTGAATTTCATTGAATTCACAACCTGTTTTTATTTTATAGTCTATTTACGCTTCTTTTTTTTAGTTTTTGTGTACGCGATTCTTTCTCAAATTTAGAAGAAAGAAAGATTAGGTTCATTTTCATTCGAAACGTCAAAAATAAATTATAAAATGATTTACGTTTATTGTCCACTATATTGTTTAAATTTGAATAATTAAACAATATATGTTTTTAATAGTTGGTTTTTGAGATGAAAGTTGTTCAATTTACCGTTCCTGTGCCGAACCAAGGTTCAGTTTGTGTGCAAGAAGATCTTTTGCTTGAGTTCTATAATAACTATCATCGGCATAAAGAAATTCAAGTGACCTACATATTAAAAGGGCAGGGTACTTTTTTGATTGGTAATTTTACACATCAGTTTAAAGAAGATGAAATTTATATCGTTGATGCAAATGAACCGCATATGTTTAAAAGAACAGAGCTATTGACGGAAACGATGAGCGAATCAACAGATCAGGAACAGATTCATGCTATTCATGTTTTTTTTGATTACAATAATTTTAAAGATTTTTTACAACTTCCCGAATTAGGGCAAGTCCGTTTTTTTTTAGAAAACATTAGTGTGAGTAAAAAACTGGATGTTGAACCAGGCTCTTCCATCAAGCGAAAATTTCTTCAGATCAATGAAGCTGAGGGGC encodes the following:
- a CDS encoding AraC family transcriptional regulator; translated protein: MKVVQFTVPVPNQGSVCVQEDLLLEFYNNYHRHKEIQVTYILKGQGTFLIGNFTHQFKEDEIYIVDANEPHMFKRTELLTETMSESTDQEQIHAIHVFFDYNNFKDFLQLPELGQVRFFLENISVSKKLDVEPGSSIKRKFLQINEAEGLDRLTGFIGLIDYLSEKVDLWTSLYTGIPQKKYSDAEGIRINEIFQYTFEHFADKISLEDISGIAHMTPHAFCKYFKKHTRKTYITFLNEIRIEQACKMLIHELSENVSDVAFKTGFNNVVNFNRVFKKITKQSPSEYLAQHKIKDIN